In Paenibacillus sp. FSL R7-0345, a single window of DNA contains:
- a CDS encoding carbohydrate-binding domain-containing protein, whose product MRIQKGTAKLLILLLVWTMFITPGGPDVKAASPFTAAALDIQQTAKPEGLVSGLASVSAATYEPPATLLWQVGDQDNSSAEFTVYNNVYSNVYENVYSENLTLPVSPAIWNTISKGMKADANGTMRLTYQLAEIPEYGIQFSLKVIDASTAIPQLAVFSNGLMSGLIQITGINNGETALVITWKQTYKLYIPKEQLQTGENVLTLAVDRGLYADPQAPGYNGDQYLWFEWDYFRLDALNAPAAEPIHGRYIHLGSTLAAATFKYDENAIRHLAPMTKWMGIAYSGNWMRASFWSDTSSGWDPQGRNYLATLRDLNLEPMLNIVGGNWKSNTELAAGTIPAALRSYYAAFVTKFGDLYQYAETGNEPGLFGWAQQAVVATHGLMDEERQTNSQPYLKIVAPGWAYWPYNGTPDGWERDAEQRREIEELSDLTNGHSYGGTGVQPLPGASLYENLRVYNESDEGFGKEMAMSETGANDNHSDNTKYGTYAYRFASAFDREMRGDIGYADHIMQHAAFFNDGTEFGLFDSGINWSTHRAEDTVAVAANPNEGGETRLKTFRRLAAAYATHGSPLRYEVVNDTALTGKKAYFRAVDTSGLGTSTIGASADKILLNFVNFEKEPLTMQVKVTMPDSGAYTGEIFGAGNSYAAAHSTVQLTATPDITLSVSLGAGETVQYLLDELETTAPAAPTGAAAAAVSHEQIRVSWNAATDNDTVAGYRVFRSGGTEPLMTIPGRITFFDDYSVAPQTAYSYTVQAVDDSGNMSALTTAVSAATPAMPVTPHVAGDATKFEAEAAAFALPLKTGNNNSASGKKVVEQTHAGPISIQGFYSASGGSYTLTIAYASNQESKKNIFVNGQKLSTVTLPTTGSWTANFTARQYAITLQPGYNTITFTSGGNGANLDYFRLEEGAFVPVSAWYTVAHDNAYIDYSGFEPAPNGVSHVTYSPDASAVLNFNGIGVRWRSDIKSDMGSAEVYVDGQLKTTVVIPQAGLEGDNKAVYELTGLDYGLHRIEVIAAEGKVMVSSFQFEGYEATLPVPGPDLTVTGIGWNIVNSDGSPSSHTVPQLGDSLIFWAKVKNIGVRPTPLNPSTGLGQITGGAFSVNGGVVSWTDTNNSVIQPGEEITLTANSSAQGTPRWTVPATGDFTVQFFVNDIWRYGEMNKENNKLSGILHISLP is encoded by the coding sequence GTGCGAATTCAAAAAGGTACAGCTAAACTGCTGATCCTGTTGTTAGTATGGACGATGTTTATAACGCCGGGCGGACCGGATGTAAAAGCGGCTTCACCCTTCACTGCAGCTGCACTGGATATACAGCAGACGGCTAAGCCGGAAGGGCTGGTTTCAGGCCTGGCTTCGGTAAGTGCCGCCACCTATGAGCCGCCGGCAACCTTATTGTGGCAGGTTGGAGACCAGGATAACAGCTCTGCGGAGTTTACCGTGTATAACAACGTCTACAGCAATGTTTATGAAAACGTATACAGTGAAAATCTTACTCTCCCCGTATCCCCCGCAATATGGAACACCATTTCAAAGGGCATGAAGGCTGACGCCAACGGCACGATGCGGCTTACGTATCAGCTGGCGGAGATCCCTGAATACGGAATCCAATTCAGCTTGAAGGTAATTGATGCAAGCACGGCCATTCCTCAGCTTGCTGTCTTTTCTAATGGACTAATGAGCGGACTGATTCAAATTACCGGTATCAATAATGGTGAAACAGCTCTGGTAATTACCTGGAAGCAGACCTATAAGCTCTATATCCCCAAGGAACAGCTGCAGACGGGTGAGAATGTGCTAACACTGGCTGTCGACCGCGGCCTTTACGCAGACCCGCAGGCTCCCGGTTATAACGGGGATCAGTATTTATGGTTTGAATGGGATTATTTCAGGCTGGATGCTCTTAATGCGCCGGCTGCTGAACCCATTCATGGCCGGTACATTCATTTGGGCAGTACGCTGGCCGCCGCCACTTTCAAATACGACGAGAACGCAATCCGTCATCTGGCCCCGATGACCAAGTGGATGGGCATCGCCTACAGCGGCAACTGGATGCGGGCTTCTTTCTGGTCGGATACCAGCAGCGGCTGGGACCCGCAGGGGCGTAATTACCTGGCGACGCTGCGTGATCTCAATCTGGAGCCGATGCTGAATATCGTCGGCGGTAACTGGAAGAGCAATACAGAGCTGGCCGCCGGCACAATACCGGCGGCACTGCGCAGCTATTACGCTGCATTTGTGACCAAGTTCGGCGATTTGTATCAATATGCCGAGACGGGCAATGAGCCGGGGCTGTTCGGCTGGGCGCAGCAGGCCGTGGTGGCTACCCACGGGCTGATGGATGAGGAGCGGCAGACTAACAGCCAGCCGTACCTTAAGATCGTTGCCCCGGGCTGGGCGTATTGGCCTTACAACGGGACCCCGGACGGCTGGGAACGGGATGCGGAGCAGCGCCGGGAGATTGAAGAGTTGTCTGATCTGACCAACGGTCACAGCTACGGCGGCACGGGCGTGCAGCCGCTGCCGGGTGCCAGCCTGTATGAGAATCTGCGTGTCTACAATGAATCGGATGAAGGGTTCGGCAAGGAAATGGCGATGAGCGAGACCGGTGCCAATGACAATCATTCCGACAATACTAAATATGGCACGTATGCCTACAGGTTTGCCTCGGCTTTTGACCGGGAGATGCGCGGCGATATCGGCTATGCGGACCATATTATGCAGCATGCGGCCTTCTTCAATGATGGTACTGAATTCGGGCTGTTCGACTCCGGCATTAACTGGAGCACCCACCGGGCTGAGGATACTGTGGCCGTGGCTGCAAATCCGAATGAGGGAGGGGAGACCCGGCTGAAGACCTTCCGCAGACTGGCTGCAGCGTACGCGACGCACGGAAGCCCGCTCCGCTACGAAGTGGTGAATGATACTGCCCTGACCGGCAAAAAAGCCTACTTCCGCGCAGTCGACACCTCGGGACTCGGCACCTCAACCATTGGAGCCTCGGCGGATAAAATTCTGCTGAACTTCGTGAACTTTGAGAAGGAGCCGCTGACGATGCAGGTGAAGGTAACCATGCCGGACAGCGGAGCCTATACCGGAGAAATATTCGGGGCCGGCAACAGCTATGCTGCCGCACATTCCACCGTGCAGCTTACAGCAACGCCGGATATTACGCTAAGCGTGAGTCTGGGGGCCGGCGAAACCGTGCAGTACCTCCTGGATGAACTGGAGACGACCGCTCCTGCAGCTCCAACCGGCGCTGCGGCGGCGGCGGTAAGCCATGAGCAGATCAGAGTGAGCTGGAACGCTGCGACCGATAATGACACGGTGGCGGGCTACCGGGTGTTCCGCAGCGGAGGAACCGAGCCGTTGATGACTATACCTGGACGGATCACCTTTTTCGATGATTACAGCGTTGCTCCACAGACGGCATACAGCTATACGGTGCAGGCAGTAGATGATTCCGGCAATATGTCTGCCCTGACGACTGCCGTGTCCGCGGCGACTCCGGCTATGCCGGTCACACCGCACGTGGCAGGGGACGCTACGAAATTTGAAGCAGAGGCTGCTGCATTTGCCCTGCCATTAAAAACAGGCAATAACAACAGTGCTTCCGGTAAAAAGGTTGTAGAGCAGACCCATGCCGGTCCAATCTCGATCCAGGGCTTCTATTCGGCTTCAGGCGGCAGCTATACCCTAACTATTGCATACGCTTCCAATCAGGAATCGAAGAAAAATATTTTTGTCAACGGACAGAAGCTGTCTACCGTTACGCTGCCGACAACAGGCAGCTGGACGGCTAATTTCACCGCCAGACAGTATGCAATTACGCTTCAGCCGGGCTATAACACCATTACCTTTACTTCAGGCGGCAACGGGGCTAATCTTGACTATTTCAGGCTGGAGGAAGGGGCTTTTGTTCCGGTATCCGCCTGGTATACGGTAGCGCATGACAATGCTTATATCGACTATAGCGGATTTGAGCCGGCTCCGAACGGCGTGTCTCATGTAACTTACTCGCCGGATGCCTCGGCGGTGCTGAATTTTAACGGCATCGGCGTCCGCTGGAGATCGGATATTAAGAGCGATATGGGCAGCGCGGAGGTCTATGTGGACGGCCAGCTGAAGACAACCGTGGTGATTCCGCAGGCCGGACTTGAAGGCGACAACAAAGCTGTCTACGAGCTAACCGGGCTGGATTACGGGCTGCACCGGATTGAGGTGATTGCGGCAGAGGGGAAGGTCATGGTCAGCAGCTTCCAGTTCGAGGGCTATGAAGCCACACTGCCCGTGCCGGGCCCGGACCTGACTGTTACCGGCATCGGCTGGAATATCGTGAACAGCGACGGCTCGCCTTCAAGCCATACGGTGCCGCAGCTGGGAGACTCCTTAATCTTCTGGGCCAAGGTTAAAAATATCGGTGTACGCCCGACCCCGCTTAACCCCTCTACCGGTCTAGGGCAGATTACGGGCGGTGCGTTCTCGGTCAATGGCGGGGTCGTCTCCTGGACGGATACGAACAACAGCGTTATCCAGCCGGGGGAAGAAATTACACTGACTGCAAACAGCAGTGCCCAGGGAACCCCGCGCTGGACCGTTCCGGCGACCGGAGACTTCACAGTCCAATTCTTTGTCAATGATATCTGGCGATATGGGGAAATGAATAAGGAGAACAATAAATTGTCCGGTATATTGCATATCAGCCTGCCGTGA
- a CDS encoding DEAD/DEAH box helicase: MSKPIYNITVQLALTRYGDALIYAVDGRNEYVPGVQLKQTLFAWHEESFYGTELTLQNADGVDLVVLPAEQVIPFFAELQLLKHVDWSWQGDAALLTELAPAVSGLLAEKQYVPDFAAYREGQLQWHWEGHALEQLAEGNDGLAAALHGLAGRPALAAGLGAAFSAAVFQRYYGTETEAGDLRSEFPLLFSADGAAALGQDEESWLMSIGWKADTAPFRPALQLLEPDEASPYWRLRLLLQDKRDESALVPLRLTTDGEPHGEWPAPWDAHVRERAPGWLSRLRESLPGGHIGHGDDVLGEPLSDELAWRFLNQDSRLLLEAGWQVLLPAWWEAASRRKPRLRARVSSGEGSGGGRSLFGLDALVDFDWRISIGDADLSEAEFAELVARGERLVQFRGKWIPLDPALLAQIQRAMAGMDKSRGLSFQDVLQLHLLGSGEEDGGAEAAAEEAEQQAARVRLEVELNEQLVQLIGQLGQRADWPRPAVPAALQAELRSYQHEGFAWLAFLRRFGLGAVLADDMGLGKTVQLISYLLHMKEAGPDDGGPQTDPPGWPALIICPTSVLGNWQKELQRFAPSLNVMLHYGGRRLNAGYFYGAASQADVVLTSYATAALDQELLQQFTWAAVCLDEAQNIKNAGTKQSAAVRSFPALHRIALTGTPIENRLSELWSIYDFITPGYLGSAKSFQNRFANAIEKERNPERTADLQKLVKPFMLRRKKKDPSILLDLPDKNEMKTYVNLTAEQAALYDQNVTGLLEKMNKLEGIERKGAILAALTSLKQLCDHPVLLTKEALPEAGEGLLDSASLIERSSKLERLLAMVRELREENERCLIFTQYVGMGQMLQSVLQQELKEPVLYLNGSTSKQARDRMIDQFQTPAPPEGGPSGPDQPNVFILSLKAGGVGLNLTAANHVFHFDRWWNPAVENQATDRAYRMGQTKDVQVHKFISLGTLEERIDEMLESKQQLSDDVISGSENWITELNNDALKDLFTLRREWVG; the protein is encoded by the coding sequence ATGAGCAAGCCTATCTACAATATAACTGTCCAGCTCGCTTTGACGCGGTACGGCGATGCCCTGATTTATGCCGTTGACGGCCGGAACGAATATGTTCCCGGTGTCCAGCTGAAGCAGACGCTGTTCGCCTGGCATGAGGAATCCTTCTATGGAACCGAGCTAACCCTGCAGAATGCAGACGGGGTGGATCTGGTCGTGCTGCCTGCCGAGCAGGTTATCCCCTTCTTCGCTGAGCTGCAGCTGCTGAAGCATGTGGACTGGAGCTGGCAGGGCGATGCTGCCCTGCTGACTGAGCTGGCTCCCGCCGTTTCCGGGCTGCTGGCGGAGAAGCAGTACGTACCCGACTTCGCCGCTTACCGCGAGGGCCAGCTCCAGTGGCACTGGGAAGGGCACGCTCTCGAACAGCTGGCCGAAGGAAATGACGGACTGGCCGCAGCGCTGCACGGGCTGGCCGGACGGCCTGCCCTGGCGGCAGGCCTAGGCGCGGCTTTCTCCGCGGCGGTCTTCCAGCGCTATTACGGCACGGAGACCGAAGCCGGCGACCTGCGCAGCGAATTTCCGCTGCTGTTCAGTGCAGACGGCGCGGCCGCCCTCGGCCAGGACGAGGAGAGCTGGCTGATGTCGATCGGCTGGAAGGCCGACACCGCGCCGTTCCGGCCGGCGCTGCAGCTGCTCGAGCCGGATGAGGCGTCGCCTTACTGGCGGCTCCGGCTGCTGCTGCAGGACAAGCGCGATGAATCCGCGCTTGTTCCGCTGCGGCTCACCACTGACGGTGAGCCGCACGGCGAGTGGCCCGCTCCGTGGGACGCCCACGTCCGCGAGCGGGCGCCCGGATGGCTCTCGCGGCTGCGCGAGAGCCTGCCCGGCGGGCACATCGGCCACGGGGACGATGTGCTGGGGGAACCGCTCAGCGACGAGCTCGCGTGGCGGTTCCTGAACCAGGACAGCCGGCTGCTGCTGGAAGCCGGCTGGCAGGTGCTGCTGCCGGCGTGGTGGGAGGCCGCCAGCCGCCGGAAGCCGCGCCTGCGCGCCAGAGTCAGCTCCGGCGAGGGCAGCGGCGGCGGCAGGTCGCTGTTCGGGCTGGATGCGCTGGTCGACTTCGACTGGCGCATCTCGATCGGCGACGCCGACCTCTCGGAGGCGGAGTTCGCCGAGCTGGTCGCACGCGGCGAGCGGCTCGTGCAGTTCCGGGGCAAGTGGATTCCGCTTGACCCCGCCCTGCTGGCCCAGATTCAGCGGGCCATGGCCGGGATGGACAAGTCGCGCGGCTTGTCCTTCCAGGATGTTTTGCAGCTGCACCTGCTGGGCAGCGGCGAAGAGGATGGCGGTGCGGAAGCCGCAGCGGAGGAGGCCGAACAGCAGGCAGCCCGCGTCCGGCTCGAGGTGGAGCTGAACGAGCAGCTGGTTCAGCTGATCGGCCAGCTCGGCCAGCGTGCCGACTGGCCGCGGCCGGCTGTGCCGGCGGCGCTGCAGGCAGAGCTGCGCAGCTACCAGCACGAGGGCTTCGCCTGGCTGGCCTTCCTCCGCCGCTTCGGCCTCGGCGCTGTCCTGGCCGACGACATGGGCCTCGGCAAAACCGTGCAGCTGATCTCCTATCTGCTGCACATGAAAGAGGCCGGCCCGGATGACGGCGGGCCGCAGACCGATCCGCCGGGCTGGCCGGCTCTGATCATCTGCCCGACCTCGGTGCTCGGCAACTGGCAGAAAGAGCTGCAACGCTTCGCCCCTTCCCTGAACGTCATGCTGCATTACGGCGGCAGACGGCTGAACGCCGGATATTTCTACGGCGCGGCCTCGCAGGCCGATGTGGTTCTGACCTCGTATGCTACGGCTGCACTGGATCAGGAGCTGCTCCAGCAGTTTACCTGGGCGGCCGTCTGTCTCGATGAGGCGCAGAATATCAAGAATGCCGGGACCAAGCAGTCTGCTGCGGTGCGCAGCTTCCCGGCGCTGCACCGGATTGCCCTGACGGGTACGCCGATTGAGAACCGGCTGTCCGAGCTGTGGTCGATCTACGATTTCATTACACCGGGCTACCTCGGCAGCGCCAAGTCCTTTCAGAACCGGTTCGCGAATGCGATAGAAAAGGAGCGGAATCCCGAGCGGACAGCCGATCTCCAGAAGCTGGTGAAGCCGTTCATGCTGCGCCGCAAAAAGAAAGACCCGAGTATCCTGCTGGATCTGCCGGACAAAAACGAAATGAAAACCTATGTCAATCTCACAGCAGAGCAGGCGGCGCTATATGACCAGAACGTAACCGGTCTGCTGGAGAAAATGAACAAGCTGGAAGGAATTGAGCGCAAAGGTGCCATTCTTGCTGCACTGACCAGCCTCAAGCAGCTCTGCGATCATCCGGTGCTGCTGACAAAGGAAGCCCTCCCGGAGGCAGGGGAAGGTCTTCTGGATTCAGCTTCCCTGATCGAGCGCTCATCCAAGCTGGAACGGCTGCTGGCGATGGTACGGGAGCTGCGTGAAGAGAATGAGCGCTGCCTGATTTTCACCCAGTATGTCGGCATGGGCCAGATGCTCCAGTCCGTGCTTCAGCAGGAGCTCAAGGAGCCGGTGCTCTATTTGAACGGCAGTACCTCCAAGCAGGCCCGCGACCGTATGATTGACCAGTTTCAGACCCCGGCTCCGCCGGAGGGCGGACCGTCCGGGCCGGATCAGCCGAATGTATTCATTCTCTCGCTCAAAGCAGGCGGCGTAGGCCTTAACCTGACGGCAGCCAATCATGTGTTCCACTTCGACCGCTGGTGGAATCCGGCCGTAGAGAACCAGGCGACGGACCGGGCTTACCGGATGGGTCAGACCAAGGACGTGCAGGTGCATAAATTCATCTCCCTCGGCACACTGGAGGAGCGCATCGACGAGATGCTGGAGAGCAAGCAGCAGCTCAGCGACGATGTCATCTCCGGCTCCGAGAACTGGATTACCGAGCTTAACAATGATGCGCTGAAGGATCTGTTCACGCTCCGGCGGGAATGGGTAGGCTGA
- the hflX gene encoding GTPase HflX yields the protein METTQQQAIIVGVQLQNDTNFAYSMEELRNLAAACNITVIGELSQKASRINPSHYLGTGKIQELAAMVQDEDTVIIFNDELTPSQIRNLESSLDRQVIDRTILILNIFADRAKTKEAQLQVEVAQLQYMLPRLTGMRESLGRQGGGSGLKNRGAGETKLELDRRRIEERITALQAELQAQVERRQVQRRQRHKNEVPVVCLVGYTNAGKSSLLNAVVETYHPGSNKQVFAKDMLFATLETSVRSIKLPDHKTFLLTDTVGFVSQLPHHLVKAFRSTLEEVTEADLLIHVVDASDPQHEQHMAVTTETLKSLGADGVPTVYAYNKADRTDLAYPVIEGDSITISAKQSSGITELTELIRSHVFNDYIQCEILVPFDRGSIVSYFNEHAHVQEVSYEEQGTRLVLECRAADYERFRGDFTELSQ from the coding sequence ATGGAAACCACACAGCAACAGGCAATAATCGTTGGTGTTCAGCTGCAAAATGATACAAACTTCGCCTATTCTATGGAGGAGCTGCGCAATCTCGCCGCTGCCTGCAATATTACCGTTATAGGGGAGCTAAGCCAAAAGGCCAGCCGGATCAACCCCTCCCACTATCTGGGCACAGGTAAAATCCAGGAGCTGGCTGCGATGGTGCAGGATGAGGACACCGTTATTATTTTTAACGATGAGCTGACCCCTTCTCAAATCCGTAACCTGGAATCCTCACTCGACCGCCAGGTCATTGACCGGACCATTCTGATCCTCAACATCTTCGCTGACCGGGCCAAAACGAAGGAAGCACAGCTCCAGGTCGAGGTTGCCCAGCTGCAGTATATGCTCCCCCGGCTGACCGGCATGCGCGAATCACTTGGCCGTCAAGGCGGCGGATCGGGCCTGAAGAACAGAGGTGCCGGCGAAACGAAGCTGGAGCTGGACCGCAGAAGAATTGAGGAGCGGATCACGGCACTGCAGGCTGAGCTGCAGGCTCAAGTTGAACGGCGTCAGGTCCAGCGGAGACAGCGTCACAAGAATGAAGTGCCGGTAGTCTGTCTGGTCGGTTATACGAATGCGGGCAAGTCCAGCCTGCTGAATGCTGTAGTTGAGACTTACCATCCGGGCTCCAATAAGCAGGTGTTTGCCAAAGATATGCTATTCGCTACGCTGGAGACCTCGGTACGCAGCATTAAGCTGCCTGACCACAAAACCTTCCTGCTAACCGACACCGTAGGCTTTGTCAGCCAGCTGCCCCATCATCTGGTCAAGGCATTCCGCTCCACTCTGGAGGAAGTAACCGAGGCTGATCTGCTGATCCATGTTGTGGATGCTTCAGACCCGCAGCATGAGCAGCATATGGCGGTTACCACCGAGACGCTGAAATCACTGGGTGCCGACGGAGTTCCTACAGTATACGCTTACAACAAAGCGGATCGGACTGACTTGGCCTATCCGGTTATCGAAGGTGACTCGATTACAATTTCCGCCAAACAGAGCAGCGGGATTACCGAGCTGACGGAGCTGATCCGTTCACATGTGTTTAACGATTATATTCAGTGTGAAATTCTCGTTCCGTTCGACCGCGGCAGCATTGTGTCCTATTTCAATGAACATGCCCATGTTCAGGAAGTAAGCTATGAAGAGCAGGGGACGAGGCTGGTGCTGGAGTGCAGAGCGGCTGACTATGAACGGTTCCGCGGTGATTTTACAGAGCTTTCACAATAA
- a CDS encoding glycoside hydrolase family 3 N-terminal domain-containing protein, which produces MRRPLTKDAQAWVERTLQSMSVREKIGQTMQDHAGRLPFKATDEEEVRAYLEKYPVGSFFIGGEVIQKAAGKAGEYREWVELLQRISKYPLLFSGDLEFGAGSAVKSLTAFPPLLALAAADDEALAYEYGKYTAIEGRAAGFTWALAPGTDLLLNWMNPVITTRCLGDDPGRVLRLSSAVVQGMQDHGIAACAKHFPGDGVDYRDQHIITTINSLPEEEWWSAYGKISQHLIDQGLMSYMTGHIALHWLEGTAVKGGKPVPATVSQRITAGLLRGRMGFGGVVLSDALDMGGFLAWGDYEQRIADCFNCGTDVLLWPGVRYFDTMELALSRGTVSMERLDSSVRRILEMKAELGLQHMDEQGRDPHAAPLLMDQLLPDLNLRARELSRQLAAKCITLVRNRAGLLPLNPEKTRKVLVIMLNKVTQGRVFERMGLFVELLKSRGLQVDILDEFEPLNTLQKWEQSGIRWDAAFVPYFMPLHGMMNSARPVGEAAKAIWALQHAETISPIGISFATPFLLKDMPFLDTLVNAYSLHEDTVEFTVKALFGEALFQGHSPVEADPEENDLYQEVRRHVPH; this is translated from the coding sequence ATGCGGAGGCCGTTAACGAAGGATGCGCAGGCTTGGGTGGAGCGGACCTTACAATCCATGAGCGTGCGGGAAAAAATCGGGCAGACGATGCAGGATCATGCCGGAAGGCTGCCGTTCAAGGCCACAGATGAGGAAGAGGTCAGAGCATACCTGGAGAAATATCCGGTGGGAAGCTTCTTTATCGGCGGAGAGGTGATTCAGAAGGCAGCGGGCAAGGCCGGAGAATACCGGGAATGGGTAGAGCTGCTGCAAAGGATCAGTAAATATCCGCTGCTGTTTTCGGGTGATCTGGAATTCGGTGCAGGCTCGGCGGTCAAAAGCTTAACGGCATTCCCCCCGCTGCTTGCGCTCGCTGCAGCCGATGATGAGGCTCTGGCTTACGAGTACGGTAAATATACGGCGATTGAGGGCCGTGCGGCCGGGTTCACCTGGGCGCTGGCGCCGGGGACCGATCTGCTGCTGAACTGGATGAATCCGGTGATTACGACCCGCTGTCTGGGCGACGATCCGGGTCGGGTACTGCGTCTGTCCTCCGCAGTGGTGCAGGGGATGCAGGATCATGGAATCGCCGCCTGTGCCAAGCATTTTCCGGGAGACGGGGTGGATTACCGGGACCAGCATATCATTACCACCATTAATAGCCTGCCGGAGGAGGAATGGTGGTCTGCCTATGGCAAGATCTCGCAGCATTTGATTGATCAAGGGCTTATGTCGTATATGACAGGACATATTGCCCTTCATTGGTTGGAAGGGACGGCGGTAAAGGGCGGTAAGCCGGTTCCGGCAACCGTATCGCAGCGTATTACTGCCGGTCTGCTGCGCGGGCGGATGGGCTTCGGTGGCGTGGTGCTGTCCGACGCGCTGGATATGGGGGGCTTCTTGGCCTGGGGAGATTATGAGCAGCGGATTGCAGACTGCTTCAACTGCGGTACCGATGTGCTGCTGTGGCCGGGGGTGCGGTATTTTGACACAATGGAGCTGGCACTCTCCCGGGGTACGGTATCGATGGAAAGGCTCGACTCCAGCGTACGGCGGATTCTGGAGATGAAGGCGGAGCTTGGGCTGCAGCATATGGATGAGCAAGGCCGTGATCCCCATGCCGCCCCGCTGCTGATGGATCAATTATTGCCAGACCTGAACCTCCGCGCCAGAGAGCTGAGCAGACAGCTTGCCGCGAAATGCATCACCCTTGTCCGCAACCGGGCGGGCCTGCTGCCGCTGAATCCGGAGAAGACCCGCAAGGTGCTGGTGATCATGCTGAACAAAGTAACACAGGGAAGGGTTTTTGAGCGGATGGGGCTGTTCGTGGAGCTGCTGAAATCACGGGGGCTGCAGGTCGATATTCTGGATGAATTCGAGCCGCTGAATACGCTGCAGAAATGGGAACAGTCCGGAATCCGCTGGGATGCTGCCTTCGTGCCGTATTTCATGCCGCTGCACGGCATGATGAATTCAGCCCGTCCGGTAGGGGAGGCAGCCAAAGCAATCTGGGCGCTGCAGCATGCGGAGACAATCAGCCCGATCGGCATTTCTTTTGCCACACCTTTTCTGCTGAAGGATATGCCGTTTCTGGATACACTCGTCAATGCGTATTCGCTTCACGAGGATACGGTGGAGTTCACGGTCAAGGCCTTGTTTGGTGAAGCTCTTTTTCAGGGACATTCTCCTGTTGAGGCTGATCCTGAGGAGAATGATCTGTATCAGGAGGTGCGGAGGCATGTTCCACACTAA
- a CDS encoding glycoside hydrolase family 88 protein: protein MFHTKLLLESQLEQVFEYMTAERHAGNWGMDISHWDWVPGVGVISILDYGLAAGEDKAVHYVQEWVERNRRQAGEIRVINSMAPYAVFPGLYRRTQDSWFLLKAEEIAGWMLKTAPRTREGALEHTVTEAADFPEQVWADTVYMAVLFLARLAGLNGERRMAEAALEQTLLHLRLLQDGQTGLLFHGWNCREGCHMSAVRWARANAWITLAVPQIAAEIKGITGIPDELHIRYNQLAAALRACQAEDGLWHTVLNRPDYYKETSGSAGIACGFIRGVSSGLLDASYLASAEQALAGILPLITNDGEVQGVSGGTPVMPSVEDYGGIAVYPTLYGQGLVMQLLAQTLALPGMATGDTPPKERQGDKLE, encoded by the coding sequence ATGTTCCACACTAAGCTTTTGCTGGAGTCGCAATTGGAGCAGGTGTTTGAGTATATGACAGCTGAACGGCATGCCGGCAATTGGGGGATGGACATCAGCCACTGGGACTGGGTGCCGGGAGTTGGCGTGATCTCAATTCTAGATTACGGCCTGGCTGCGGGAGAGGACAAGGCGGTCCATTATGTGCAGGAGTGGGTGGAGCGGAACAGGCGGCAGGCCGGGGAAATCAGGGTGATCAACTCCATGGCCCCCTATGCGGTATTTCCCGGGCTATACCGGCGGACACAGGACAGCTGGTTCCTGCTTAAGGCAGAGGAAATTGCCGGCTGGATGCTGAAGACTGCCCCCAGAACCCGGGAGGGGGCACTGGAGCATACCGTGACTGAAGCGGCTGATTTCCCGGAGCAGGTATGGGCGGATACGGTTTATATGGCAGTGCTGTTCCTGGCACGGCTGGCGGGACTGAACGGAGAGAGAAGAATGGCCGAGGCGGCGCTGGAACAGACACTGCTGCATCTGCGCCTGCTCCAGGACGGGCAGACAGGGCTGCTGTTCCACGGCTGGAATTGCCGGGAAGGTTGCCATATGTCCGCTGTTCGCTGGGCGCGTGCCAACGCCTGGATTACGCTCGCCGTTCCGCAGATTGCAGCAGAGATCAAGGGAATCACCGGCATTCCTGACGAGCTTCACATCCGGTATAACCAGCTTGCCGCAGCCCTGCGTGCCTGCCAGGCGGAGGACGGATTGTGGCATACGGTACTGAACAGGCCGGATTATTACAAGGAGACCTCGGGCAGTGCGGGCATAGCCTGCGGCTTCATCCGGGGAGTAAGCAGCGGGCTGCTGGACGCTTCATATCTTGCCAGTGCGGAGCAGGCGCTTGCCGGTATTCTTCCGCTCATCACGAATGACGGTGAGGTGCAGGGCGTATCAGGCGGTACCCCGGTGATGCCGTCGGTGGAAGACTATGGCGGAATCGCCGTCTATCCCACGCTGTACGGCCAGGGGCTGGTGATGCAGCTGCTGGCCCAGACGCTGGCCCTTCCGGGCATGGCAACCGGGGATACCCCACCCAAAGAAAGGCAGGGAGATAAGCTTGAATAA